The Thermoplasma sp. Kam2015 genome includes a window with the following:
- a CDS encoding S8 family serine peptidase produces the protein MQLSIKLMVLTMIAVLLFSSYAYYLNGTDNAYVRSNDMNVSNYNITSVNYNKADNIIIVNYSGLSFSIFRSMDFKFHKMGNYLIVSGLSNLEFSELAGILKSFDIGYISMPQNLTATPYIDAVPMQQSNALVYYPNQIYQAYSYIPAFSSGLTGKGETIGIVDAFGDPNLNYDIFAFDHMTGLPAVNLSVIYLNFTGFNVDEHWVEETSLDVEWAHVSAPDARIVLVIANNDTVSSLTSALNYMINNVKPNVISLSWGIAESQVPKSDIIAMDSIYQEASQQGITIVAASGDNGAYDGTSNLTVNFPASSPYVLSVGGVSLFAFNGKFSESAWGGMSSGKSYGSGGGYSSVFMRPIWQDPPNYSSPYRGVPDVSMIANPNTGVLMISDARAYDAGGTSLAAPLWAGIVALMDQASNRSLGLVNPLLYQISNTKLYTNAFTQVTSGSNGYYSAGPGWNPVTGLGTPIVSNLLNDSLATMEPYGSMYLFNASVSSVSAEFSVSDGNSTYSYVGFYYNASNYIFAGVMNDTNRSYIALMAAENGISYEANAAPVKTGGVFVGLYANSFNNITIQYGNRNFTYHMFFANLGIMRPVTGVEMVGAMDNLSAPRIFIDHLMIDGKGYGNFSAVQLRYSGIGSSYDSLSIAIEKNGSLMAERSYSYVHNVIEGSTHKPFIEYRLAMGLPAKLYLSLNNSAQTQFYLDGKEVSMPFTTYGALNLEFNTTYNGTNITANISIPGMSGLTLIFKPVYGYSPVTVLIKYDHFYSAAVKNNSQIPVVQGNLTFILSSSSFYSLTETRNIVKNTTINETMYPMNADVILDIYPAPQNVALSNYPLRMIDGHYTGSFHPGTYELNISKPGFNNYSANVSLSPGEEYIDQIDLVPTIPMIRISGNVSDGLFKFPIPGVLVKTNSTFAYTNRSGGYTVFSDTRTGNVTYSYPIYSTAVMNYSGDPSETLYLNVDLYPLNVSALSLFTPKILNVFPFLFYVTYISWNTYTGPDFGTYEILISTSRSMANPEKLLISQQTQNSLFILGTTPGHSYYIQEVLMLNNGQFFQSQVTVMSYSNPVYLGLNLVIVVAILIYVYFAISIFMRRRR, from the coding sequence ATGCAGTTGTCTATAAAACTTATGGTACTGACGATGATCGCGGTTCTTCTGTTCTCGTCATATGCATATTATCTGAACGGTACTGACAATGCATATGTGAGATCCAATGATATGAATGTCAGCAATTATAATATCACTTCCGTTAATTATAATAAGGCTGATAATATAATTATAGTCAATTACAGCGGTTTATCTTTTAGTATATTCAGATCGATGGATTTTAAATTTCATAAAATGGGTAATTATCTTATAGTCTCAGGATTATCCAATTTGGAATTTTCTGAACTTGCCGGCATATTGAAGAGTTTTGATATTGGTTACATCAGCATGCCTCAGAATTTAACCGCCACCCCATATATAGATGCAGTGCCCATGCAGCAGTCAAACGCCCTGGTCTACTATCCAAATCAGATATATCAGGCATACAGCTATATTCCAGCGTTTTCTAGCGGCTTAACTGGGAAGGGAGAGACGATCGGAATAGTCGATGCGTTTGGGGATCCAAATCTGAACTATGATATATTTGCCTTCGACCACATGACTGGGCTTCCAGCCGTTAATCTGAGTGTCATATACCTGAATTTCACGGGGTTTAATGTCGATGAGCATTGGGTTGAGGAAACAAGCCTTGATGTTGAATGGGCGCATGTTTCAGCCCCAGATGCCAGGATTGTACTGGTAATAGCGAATAACGATACCGTATCGTCATTGACGTCTGCGCTCAATTATATGATAAACAACGTCAAGCCTAATGTTATCTCTCTCAGTTGGGGTATAGCTGAGAGTCAGGTTCCTAAATCCGATATAATTGCGATGGATTCTATATATCAGGAGGCGAGCCAACAGGGCATAACTATAGTGGCCGCCTCTGGCGATAACGGCGCATATGACGGTACAAGCAACCTCACAGTGAACTTCCCAGCATCATCGCCATATGTTCTCTCTGTTGGAGGAGTATCACTCTTTGCGTTCAATGGAAAATTCTCAGAATCTGCCTGGGGCGGTATGTCAAGTGGTAAAAGTTACGGAAGCGGCGGAGGATATAGTTCCGTTTTCATGAGGCCCATATGGCAAGATCCACCCAACTACAGTTCGCCTTATAGAGGGGTACCGGATGTATCTATGATAGCAAATCCAAATACGGGTGTACTGATGATATCAGATGCCAGGGCATATGATGCTGGGGGTACAAGTCTTGCCGCCCCTCTGTGGGCAGGAATAGTGGCTCTAATGGATCAGGCTAGCAACAGATCGCTTGGGCTGGTCAATCCTCTCCTGTATCAGATATCAAACACAAAGCTCTACACAAATGCTTTCACACAAGTGACATCCGGCTCAAATGGCTATTATAGCGCCGGACCAGGCTGGAATCCCGTGACTGGTCTCGGAACGCCAATAGTCTCGAATCTACTCAACGACAGCCTTGCAACGATGGAACCGTATGGTTCAATGTACCTCTTCAATGCATCGGTTTCATCGGTGTCTGCTGAATTCTCCGTTTCAGATGGCAATTCAACGTATTCATACGTAGGTTTTTATTATAATGCCTCTAATTATATATTCGCGGGCGTGATGAATGATACGAACAGATCATACATTGCCCTAATGGCTGCTGAAAATGGAATTTCATACGAGGCAAATGCAGCTCCCGTAAAGACGGGCGGAGTCTTCGTTGGTTTATATGCTAATTCGTTCAATAATATTACCATACAATATGGAAATAGGAATTTCACATACCATATGTTTTTCGCGAACCTAGGAATAATGAGACCGGTCACAGGCGTGGAGATGGTTGGTGCTATGGATAATCTCAGTGCACCAAGGATATTCATTGATCATCTCATGATAGATGGAAAAGGTTATGGAAATTTCAGTGCCGTGCAGCTACGTTATTCAGGAATCGGATCATCCTACGATTCCCTTTCTATCGCCATAGAAAAGAATGGAAGTCTTATGGCTGAAAGGTCCTATTCCTATGTACATAATGTAATAGAAGGATCGACCCATAAACCATTCATTGAGTACAGGCTTGCTATGGGGCTTCCGGCCAAACTGTATCTGTCGCTCAACAATAGCGCTCAGACCCAATTCTATCTTGATGGAAAAGAAGTCAGCATGCCGTTCACAACCTACGGCGCTCTGAACCTCGAATTCAACACAACCTATAATGGAACAAATATAACTGCAAATATCTCTATTCCGGGAATGAGCGGTCTAACGCTGATCTTCAAACCTGTATATGGATATTCACCAGTGACAGTCCTCATAAAATATGATCATTTCTATTCAGCTGCTGTTAAAAACAATTCACAGATTCCAGTTGTGCAGGGAAATTTAACCTTTATACTGTCATCCAGCAGCTTCTATAGCCTAACTGAGACAAGAAACATAGTTAAAAACACAACGATCAATGAGACTATGTATCCGATGAATGCAGATGTGATCCTTGACATATATCCGGCTCCACAGAACGTCGCACTTTCTAATTATCCTTTGAGAATGATCGATGGGCATTATACTGGAAGTTTTCATCCCGGAACATACGAACTCAATATATCAAAACCTGGATTCAATAATTACTCTGCGAACGTATCATTGTCACCCGGAGAAGAATACATCGATCAGATAGATCTTGTTCCAACGATCCCTATGATAAGGATATCTGGAAATGTAAGCGACGGTTTATTTAAATTTCCCATACCCGGCGTGCTCGTAAAGACGAATTCAACCTTTGCATATACAAACCGCAGCGGTGGTTATACAGTCTTCTCTGACACCAGGACGGGCAACGTAACGTATAGCTATCCGATCTACAGCACCGCCGTCATGAATTATAGCGGTGATCCATCTGAAACGTTGTATCTGAACGTTGATCTTTATCCGTTGAATGTATCTGCATTATCTTTATTTACGCCTAAGATATTGAACGTTTTTCCATTTCTTTTCTATGTCACATATATATCCTGGAACACGTACACCGGACCGGACTTCGGCACATACGAGATATTGATATCTACCAGCAGGTCCATGGCAAATCCTGAAAAGCTATTAATCTCGCAGCAGACGCAGAACAGCCTATTCATACTTGGTACAACTCCTGGACACAGCTACTATATTCAGGAGGTGCTCATGCTCAACAACGGACAGTTTTTCCAGAGCCAGGTCACGGTGATGTCATATTCCAATCCTGTGTACCTTGGTCTCAATCTTGTCATAGTGGTGGCCATCCTCATCTATGTGTATTTCGCGATCTCAATATTCATGAGGAGAAGGAGGTAA